The following proteins are co-located in the Neodiprion virginianus isolate iyNeoVirg1 chromosome 6, iyNeoVirg1.1, whole genome shotgun sequence genome:
- the LOC124308225 gene encoding protein SPT2 homolog isoform X1 has protein sequence MTSAVHISATYRNCNFLSPSFYDYFRHSQQNYYPGHPVACYQTKFTPPKKQSKSSSNLSSNIKKFLAKKEEEERQKALDAKKRKENLLALRDHKAQSRINKHLKVCKAANKSVLADAIDNDNTAVTMAGPSQPDEDDYGYVSQEASAFYNQLMNKYKNLPQEKPLFSESGKKTVKDIATTKDRVKQALKQQEIEDSSGHKRKRRSQVTSGEKELPIPEPDSKQEKERTTVPEKERDEKPRPKKRPLPPPMDFMQLLQIAEKKQHEPIVLETKPKPTKIEEPERLMTKKQMREHLKEKEWRERKEQRDRMNENSKNSHSPVNSGKTAKPAVNRIPKLNGTKSVPSSSVTEKNTLSHKPPIGTIPKKPSALSDRVGNHSSSNKPSERESKPSEKDKLIEERKKIEAEKKLLEEMRRSIEEEKKKLALGKVKRVEEKTVNGSSSKSKVPEQKLSGKDSKLRQALKPDAKPRQFLPADIKSRQFPPPDVRPARPKQFPPKDVKRKPVVKKRRIYDDDSEHDSELDDFIDDGPGDGAEDYSKYISEIFGYDKSKYRDLDEDDAGMESNFAQQLKEEYVSTKIGIMEDLEDIRMEALEKKKKALVKNKKPK, from the exons ATGACGAGCGCCGTGCACATTTCTGCAACTTACCGcaattgtaattttctttctccgtCTTTCTACGATTACTTTCGCCATTCACAACAGAACTATTATCCTGGTCAT CCGGTCGCCTGTTATCAGACAAAGTTCACGCCGCCCAAAAAACAGTCCAAGTCGTCGAGCAATTTATCGTCTAATATTAAAAAGTTTCTCGCCAagaaagaggaggaggaacGACAGAAGGCTTTAGATgctaaaaagagaaaagag AATCTTTTAGCGTTACGAGATCACAAGGCTCAGAGTAGAATCAATAAGCATTTAAAAGTCTGTAAAGCTGCTAATAAATCTGTACTTGCAGACGCTATTGATAATGACAACACGGCCGTTACTATGGCAG gCCCTTCTCAGCCGGATGAGGATGATTATGGTTACGTATCTCAGGAGGCTTCGGCTTTTTACAATCAGCTTATGAacaagtataaaaatctgCCACAAGAAAAACCATTGTTTTCCGAAAGTGGAAAGAAAACCGTTAAGGATATCGCGACTACTAAG GACAGAGTAAAACAAGCACTGAAACAACAAGAAATAGAGGATTCCTCGGGTCATAAACGAAAACGAAGATCTCAGGTTACGAGTGGTGAGAAAGAGTTACCGATTCCTGAACCAGATTCTAAACAGGAAAAGGAAAGAACAACAGTGcctgaaaaagaaagagacgAAAAACCGAGGCCTAAGAAAAGACCACTACCTCCGCCGATGGATTTCATGCAACTCCTACAGATAGCTGAAAAAAAACAGCATGAGCCCATTGTATTAGAGACGAAACCAAAACCgacgaaaattgaagaacCTGAAAGATTGATGACCAAAAAACAGATGAGGGAACATCTCAAGGAAAAGGAATGGCGGGAGAGAAAAGAGCAGCGAGATcgtatgaatgaaaattcgaaaaattctcacTCTCCAGTAAATTCTGGTAAGACTGCCAAACCCGCAGTTAATAGAATTCCCAAATTAAACGGTACAAAAAGTGTACCGAGTTCTAGCGTTACGGAGAAAAATACCTTGTCGCATAAGCCGCCCATAGGTACTATTCCCAAGAAACCGTCTGCACTCAGTGATAGAGTCGGTAATCATAGCAGTAGTAATAAGCCTtcagagagagaaagtaaGCCTTCGGAAAAAGACAAGCTGATCGAAGAGCGCAAGAAAATCGAAGCTGAAAAGAAATTGCTCGAGGAAATGCGTCGCAGTATagaagaggagaagaaaaagctGGCACTTGGCAAAGTTAAAAGAGTGGAGGAAAAAACTGTGAATGGATCGTCGAGTAAATCGAAAGTTCCTGAACAAAAGTTATCTGGAAAAGATTCGAAACTTAGACAGGCTCTCAAACCCGACGCAAAACCACGACAATTCCTTCCTGCTGATATCAAGTCTAGACAGTTTCCACCACCTGACGTCAGACCTGCGAGGCCCAAGCAATTCCCTCCAAAGGATGTGAAACGGAAACCCGTGGTCAAGAAAC GACGCATTTACGATGACGATTCTGAGCACGATTCAGAGTTGGATGATTTTATTGATGATGGGCCGGGGGATGGGGCGGAAGATTATAGTAAATATATTAGCGAGATATTCGGATATGACAAAAGTAAATACAGGGATCTTGACGAAGACGACGCTGGTATGGAAAGCAATTTTGCTCAGCAGCTCAAGGAAGAATACGTTTCTACAAAAATTG gcATTATGGAAGACTTGGAAGATATACGAATGGAGGCGcttgagaagaaaaagaaggcattggttaaaaataagaagccaaaataa
- the LOC124308225 gene encoding protein SPT2 homolog isoform X2, giving the protein MDFGTLLNVAQKNEGGKQPVACYQTKFTPPKKQSKSSSNLSSNIKKFLAKKEEEERQKALDAKKRKENLLALRDHKAQSRINKHLKVCKAANKSVLADAIDNDNTAVTMAGPSQPDEDDYGYVSQEASAFYNQLMNKYKNLPQEKPLFSESGKKTVKDIATTKDRVKQALKQQEIEDSSGHKRKRRSQVTSGEKELPIPEPDSKQEKERTTVPEKERDEKPRPKKRPLPPPMDFMQLLQIAEKKQHEPIVLETKPKPTKIEEPERLMTKKQMREHLKEKEWRERKEQRDRMNENSKNSHSPVNSGKTAKPAVNRIPKLNGTKSVPSSSVTEKNTLSHKPPIGTIPKKPSALSDRVGNHSSSNKPSERESKPSEKDKLIEERKKIEAEKKLLEEMRRSIEEEKKKLALGKVKRVEEKTVNGSSSKSKVPEQKLSGKDSKLRQALKPDAKPRQFLPADIKSRQFPPPDVRPARPKQFPPKDVKRKPVVKKRRIYDDDSEHDSELDDFIDDGPGDGAEDYSKYISEIFGYDKSKYRDLDEDDAGMESNFAQQLKEEYVSTKIGIMEDLEDIRMEALEKKKKALVKNKKPK; this is encoded by the exons ATGGATTTCGGAACATTGTTGAATGTAGCGCAAAAGAACGAAGGTGGAAAACAG CCGGTCGCCTGTTATCAGACAAAGTTCACGCCGCCCAAAAAACAGTCCAAGTCGTCGAGCAATTTATCGTCTAATATTAAAAAGTTTCTCGCCAagaaagaggaggaggaacGACAGAAGGCTTTAGATgctaaaaagagaaaagag AATCTTTTAGCGTTACGAGATCACAAGGCTCAGAGTAGAATCAATAAGCATTTAAAAGTCTGTAAAGCTGCTAATAAATCTGTACTTGCAGACGCTATTGATAATGACAACACGGCCGTTACTATGGCAG gCCCTTCTCAGCCGGATGAGGATGATTATGGTTACGTATCTCAGGAGGCTTCGGCTTTTTACAATCAGCTTATGAacaagtataaaaatctgCCACAAGAAAAACCATTGTTTTCCGAAAGTGGAAAGAAAACCGTTAAGGATATCGCGACTACTAAG GACAGAGTAAAACAAGCACTGAAACAACAAGAAATAGAGGATTCCTCGGGTCATAAACGAAAACGAAGATCTCAGGTTACGAGTGGTGAGAAAGAGTTACCGATTCCTGAACCAGATTCTAAACAGGAAAAGGAAAGAACAACAGTGcctgaaaaagaaagagacgAAAAACCGAGGCCTAAGAAAAGACCACTACCTCCGCCGATGGATTTCATGCAACTCCTACAGATAGCTGAAAAAAAACAGCATGAGCCCATTGTATTAGAGACGAAACCAAAACCgacgaaaattgaagaacCTGAAAGATTGATGACCAAAAAACAGATGAGGGAACATCTCAAGGAAAAGGAATGGCGGGAGAGAAAAGAGCAGCGAGATcgtatgaatgaaaattcgaaaaattctcacTCTCCAGTAAATTCTGGTAAGACTGCCAAACCCGCAGTTAATAGAATTCCCAAATTAAACGGTACAAAAAGTGTACCGAGTTCTAGCGTTACGGAGAAAAATACCTTGTCGCATAAGCCGCCCATAGGTACTATTCCCAAGAAACCGTCTGCACTCAGTGATAGAGTCGGTAATCATAGCAGTAGTAATAAGCCTtcagagagagaaagtaaGCCTTCGGAAAAAGACAAGCTGATCGAAGAGCGCAAGAAAATCGAAGCTGAAAAGAAATTGCTCGAGGAAATGCGTCGCAGTATagaagaggagaagaaaaagctGGCACTTGGCAAAGTTAAAAGAGTGGAGGAAAAAACTGTGAATGGATCGTCGAGTAAATCGAAAGTTCCTGAACAAAAGTTATCTGGAAAAGATTCGAAACTTAGACAGGCTCTCAAACCCGACGCAAAACCACGACAATTCCTTCCTGCTGATATCAAGTCTAGACAGTTTCCACCACCTGACGTCAGACCTGCGAGGCCCAAGCAATTCCCTCCAAAGGATGTGAAACGGAAACCCGTGGTCAAGAAAC GACGCATTTACGATGACGATTCTGAGCACGATTCAGAGTTGGATGATTTTATTGATGATGGGCCGGGGGATGGGGCGGAAGATTATAGTAAATATATTAGCGAGATATTCGGATATGACAAAAGTAAATACAGGGATCTTGACGAAGACGACGCTGGTATGGAAAGCAATTTTGCTCAGCAGCTCAAGGAAGAATACGTTTCTACAAAAATTG gcATTATGGAAGACTTGGAAGATATACGAATGGAGGCGcttgagaagaaaaagaaggcattggttaaaaataagaagccaaaataa
- the LOC124308226 gene encoding glutamate receptor ionotropic, delta-1: protein MGGINKLLITIACIILPNAIDCAIRSDLFSGPKDEVEFVNPSESEVDVVGRGAATEADDMNQTVDTNMPSELLITTLQDMPFSGTIMENGTLVGVGYAFYIFELLRSKMNFTYKIVLPKESVLGDVKTGIFGQLVRKEVDMAVAFVPVVPEFRNFIKYSTELDEAEWTILMKRPGESATGSGLLAPFDTQVWILIVISVLAAGPTLYFLILVRFLLCRDGEPRKYSLATCMWFVYGALLKQGSTLSPVTDSARLLFATWWLFITVLTSFYTANLTAFLTLSQFTLPIGSASDLANKHQQWIAEKGNAIEKMITQKDNDELTMLRRSVEKGYGIFLNLANKDDKYILDLVSSNKMYLRERSIVTSLLFNDYMNKTRDGVLESKRCTFVIMPGSIITKSQAFAFQLNTTIDAAINKRLLALVETGIISFKTSEHLPGTEICPLNLGSTERQLRNSDLVMTYKGVGIGFVVALTAFTVEVIYRLVIKREKLRNQKPELPAYRINVAEKSNFQRSPPPLYQNIHIQDYSKKQSINGRDYYIVREKDGEKRLVPVRAPSAFLFQYAA from the exons ATGGGAGGGATTAATAAGCTCCTGATCACCATCGCGTGTATAATCCTTCCCAATGCGATCGACTGTGCGATTCGGAGCGATCTCTTCAGCGGTCCAAAAG ATGAAGTCGAGTTCGTCAACCCGAGCGAATCAGAGGTTGACGTGGTTGGACGTGGCGCTGCTACGGAGGCTGACGACATGAATCAGACCGTCGATACGAATATGCCGTCAGAACTGCTGATAACAACCTTGCAG GATATGCCGTTCTCCGGTACCATAATGGAGAACGGGACGCTGGTGGGTGTCGGTTACGCCTTTTACATCTTCGAACTGTTACGCAGCAAGATGAATTTCACCTACAAGATCGTCTTGCCGAAGGAGAGCGTGCTGGGTGACGTGAAAACCGGGATTTTTGGACAGCTAGTAAGAAAG GAAGTCGACATGGCGGTGGCCTTCGTTCCCGTCGTACCGGAATTTCGAAACTTCATCAAGTACAGCACCGAGTTGGACGAGGCCGAATGGACCATCCTGATGAAGAGACCCGGAGAATCCGCGACCGGTTCGGGTCTCCTCGCACCCTTTGACACCCAAGTCTGGATTCTCATTGTAATATCCGTACTTGCAGCTGGGCCGACCCTTTACTTTTTGATTCTTGTAAG ATTCCTACTATGCCGGGATGGAGAACCGCGAAAATATTCACTCGCGACTTGCATGTGGTTCGTATACGGCGCTCTCCTCAAACAAGGATCAACTTTGTCGCCGGTAACAG ATTCCGCAAGATTGTTATTCGCTACTTGGTGGTTATTCATAACGGTACTGACTTCATTCTACACGGCTAATTTGACCGCATTTCTGACACTCTCGCAATTCACATTGCCAATAGGTTCGGCAAGTGATTTAGCGAACAAACATCAGCAATGGATCGCCGAGAAGGGTAACGCGATCGAAAAGATGATAACGCAG AAGGACAACGACGAACTTACGATGCTTCGTCGATCCGTCGAAAAGGGATACGGAATATTTCTCAACCTGGCAAACAAGGACGACAAATACATTCTCGATTTGGTTAGTTCGA ACAAAATGTATCTGCGGGAAAGATCTATAGTGACGTCGTTGCTCTTCAACGATTACATGAATAAAACGCGAGACGGTGTTCTCGAGTCGAAACGATGCACCTTCGTGATAATGCCGGGTAGTATAATAACGAAGAGCCAGGCGTTCGCCTTTCAGCTGAACACAACGATCGACGCTGCCATTAACAAGAG GCTTTTGGCGCTGGTAGAAACCGGGATCATAAGTTTCAAGACTTCGGAGCATCTTCCCGGCACCGAGATATGTCCGTTGAATTTGGGATCCACCGAAAGGCAGCTGCGAAACTCGGACCTGGTAATGACGTACAAGGGTGTCGGTATCGGGTTCGTCGTTGCTCTGACAGCGTTCACGGTTGAAGTGATTTACCGTCTTGTCATAAAGCGAGAAAAGCTGAGGAACCAGAAACCCGAGCTACCGGCGTACCGGATAAACGTTGCGGAAAAATCAAACTTCCAGAGAAGTCCGCCGCCGCTTTACCAAAATATCCACATCCAGGATTACTCGAAAAAACAGTCGATCAATGGTCGCGATTATTACATCGTGAGGGAAAAGGACGGCGAGAAAAGACTCGTTCCCGTACGAGCGCCATCCGCTTTTCTGTTCCAGTATGCTGCATGA
- the LOC124307264 gene encoding leucine-rich repeat-containing protein 56: protein MEAIRSKSTDSLHAKDTQHPITEAEDSPLRSREKLTYTFSTQPLETDLRNLLTQVTGQTDLIGVTNVKLKVVSGQAGLHRLSDYTPHLTTLTLDGSCIATFRDLGSSLKSLSTLSVARCSMKHLDGVWGFRNLRDLNARDNFISDPSPCSGVRKLSKLDLGNNKITNVSYFAFLRSCNQLKELDVAANNFTDYKTEITRFLPQLRVLDGEELEDRHRHSDVTEEGSAVKIEDQSSEEESTTSEERLSAEDVDPDEVVGCWHKIVRLISLM, encoded by the exons ATGGAAGCAATCCGGTCAAAATCCACGGACTCTTTGCACGCGAAAGATACTCAACACCCAATTACAGAAGCTGAGGACAGTCCGCTTCGGAGTAGGGAAAAACTGACTTACACATTCAGCACGCAGCCGCTGGAAACAGACCTAAGAAATCTGTTG ACGCAAGTCACCGGGCAAACTGACCTGATCGGCGTAACCAACGTCAAGTTAAAAGTTGTGTCCGGCCAAGCGGGTCTTCATCGTCTCTCAGACTACACGCCTCACCTCACCACCCTGACTCTGGATGGCAGCTGCATTGCCACTTTTCGCGATCTGGGATCAAGTTTGAAGTCTTTGTCGACCCTGAGCGTAGCCAG ATGTAGCATGAAACATTTGGACGGCGTCTGGGGATTTCGGAACCTTCGGGATCTGAACGCGAGGGACAATTTCATCTCGGATCCTTCGCCCTGCTCGGGTGTTCGGAAGTTGTCTAAACTTGACCTCGGCAACAATAAAATCACAAACGTTTCCTATTTCGCCTTTTTGCGATCCTGTAATCAGCTCAAGGAACTCGACGTTGCCGCGAATAATTTTACCGACTACAAAACGGAGATAACG AGGTTTCTTCCGCAACTAAGGGTCCTCGATGGTGAAGAACTGGAGGATCGCCATCGGCATTCGGATGTTACCGAAGAAGG ATCAGCCGTGAAAATCGAAGATCAAAGCTCGGAAGAGGAAAGCACAACGTCGGAAGAACGTCTATCGGCGGAAGACGTTGATCCTGACGAAGTGGTAGGTTGTTGGCATAAAATCGTGAGACTAATAAGCTTGATGTAA
- the LOC124307057 gene encoding LIRP isoform X1 — translation MSTSWLNVVLALALAVALALPHFSSAQSDIFQFGAEKRKTLGTKKYCGKNLADALQAICDGVYFQMFKKGGQEMEMDDYNYGYDDSYPFRTRASANAMMGRFAGGRFKRQPRGVHDECCAKPCTVGELSSYCGR, via the exons ATGTCCACAAGTTGGTTGAACGTTGTCCTGGCTTTAGCGCTGGCTGTGGCATTGGCTCTACCGCATTTCTCTAGCGCCCAGTCGGACATCTTTCAATTCGGTgcggaaaaacgaaaaacactAGGCACCAAGAAGTACTGCGGTAAAAACCTGGCCGACGCTCTTCAAGCCATATGCGACGGGGTTTACTTTCAGATGTTTAAGAAAGGTGGGCAAG AAATGGAGATGGACGACTACAACTACGGGTACGACGACAGCTACCCGTTCAGAACGAGGGCGAGTGCCAATGCCATGATGGGACGTTTCGCCGGTGGACGATTCAAACGACAACCTCGCGGTGTCCACGACGAGTGCTGCGCAAAGCCCTGCACCGTCGGCGAGCTGTCGAGCTACTGCGGCCGTTAG
- the LOC124307057 gene encoding LIRP isoform X2: MSTSWLNVVLALALAVALALPHFSSAQSDIFQFGAEKRKTLGTKKYCGKNLADALQAICDGVYFQMFKKEMEMDDYNYGYDDSYPFRTRASANAMMGRFAGGRFKRQPRGVHDECCAKPCTVGELSSYCGR; the protein is encoded by the exons ATGTCCACAAGTTGGTTGAACGTTGTCCTGGCTTTAGCGCTGGCTGTGGCATTGGCTCTACCGCATTTCTCTAGCGCCCAGTCGGACATCTTTCAATTCGGTgcggaaaaacgaaaaacactAGGCACCAAGAAGTACTGCGGTAAAAACCTGGCCGACGCTCTTCAAGCCATATGCGACGGGGTTTACTTTCAGATGTTTAAGAAAG AAATGGAGATGGACGACTACAACTACGGGTACGACGACAGCTACCCGTTCAGAACGAGGGCGAGTGCCAATGCCATGATGGGACGTTTCGCCGGTGGACGATTCAAACGACAACCTCGCGGTGTCCACGACGAGTGCTGCGCAAAGCCCTGCACCGTCGGCGAGCTGTCGAGCTACTGCGGCCGTTAG